Proteins encoded together in one Apus apus isolate bApuApu2 chromosome Z, bApuApu2.pri.cur, whole genome shotgun sequence window:
- the CCNH gene encoding cyclin-H — protein sequence MFHSSTQWRHWTFRGEEELARRRAEANRKFCSRAVASGKVQQNDPVLLEPQEELAICKYYEKRLLDFCGVFKPAMPRSVVGTACMYFKRFYLNNSVMEYHPRIIMLTCAFLACKVDEFNVSSAQFVGNLREGPVGQEKALEQILEYELLLIQQLNFHLIVHNPYRPFEGFLIDLKTRYPMLENPEVLRKTADDFLNRVALTDAYLLFTPSQIALTAILSSGSRAGINMENYLSENLMLKENRTSLTKLLDGMKCMKNLIKKYELPRPEEVTALKQKLEKCHSSELSLNTNPKKRKGYEDDECVAKKPKMDEEEWTDDDLVDSV from the exons aTGTTCCACAGCAGCACGCAGTGGCGGCACTGGACCTTCCGCGGCGAGGAGGAGCTGGCGCGGCGCCGGGCCGAGGCCAACCGCAAGTTCTGCAGCAGGGCGGTGGCGAGCGGGAAG GTCCAGCAGAACGACCCTGTCCTGTTGGAGCCGCAGGAGGAGCTGGCGATATGCAAGTACTACGAGAAGCGGCTGTTGGATTTCTGCGGCGTCTTCAAGCCTGCCATGCCGAGATCCGTGGTG GGAACAGCCTGCATGTATTTCAAACGCTTTTACCTCAACAACTCGGTGATGGAGTATCATCCTCGGATAATAAT GCTCACATGTGCATTTTTGGCCTGTAAAGTAGATGAATTTAATGTGTCCAGTGCACAGTTTGTTGGTAATCTGCGAGAAGGACCTGTTGGACAGGAAAAGGCCCTTGAACAAATACTGGAATATGAACTACTGCTTATTCAGCAACTGAACTTCCATCTTATCGTCCACAATCCATACAGACCATTTGAGGGATTTCTGATTGATTTGAAG ACTCGTTATCCGATGCTGGAGAATCCTGAAGTTTTGAGGAAAACAGCTGATGACTTCCTCAATCGAGTGGCTCTCACAGATGCGTATCTGCTCTTCACTCCCTCACAAATAGCTCTCACTGCCATATTATCTAGTGGTTCCAGAGCAGGAATTAATATggaaaa TTATTTATCAGAAAACCTtatgctgaaagaaaacagaacttccCTAACCAAGCTACTAGATGGCATGAAAT GCATGAAAAATCTCATAAAGAAGTATGAACTGCCAAGGCCTGAAGAGGTGACTGCTCTGAAGCAGAAGTTGGAGAAGTGTCACAGTTCGGAGCTGTCACTTAATACAAACCC gaagaagaggaaaggttATGAAGATGATGAATGTGTTGCAAAGAAACCTAAAATGGATGAG GAAGAGTGGACTGATGATGATCTTGTGGACTCAGTATAA